From Thermodesulfobacteriota bacterium, a single genomic window includes:
- the purD gene encoding phosphoribosylamine--glycine ligase: protein MKILVIGGGGREHALVWKIAQSPRVKKIYCAPGNAGIARLATNVPIAADDVDRLFAFAVEKAVDLTVVGPEAPLEKGIVDRFEKKGLRIFGATSRAAQLETSKAFAKNIMKKYGIPTARGRSFDVFEEACAYISEKGPRVVVKADGLAAGKGVFVCGSEKEAVDALKQIMKDKVFGEAGSRVVIEERLSGEEVSFLAFTDGYTVLPLPCSQDHKTIFDGDQGPNTGGMGAYSPAPVVDKYLHRKIMETVMRPTVRAMAAEGIPYKGVLYAGLMVAGGRINVLEFNARFGDPETQPLMMRMKSDMVPVMEAVCNGTLHECSLDIDERAAVCVVMTAGGYPGRYDKGLPISGLGSVSRMKDVVVFHAGTRAKGKQIVTDGGRVLGVTALGSTVEQAITRAYGAVSRISWKDSYHRTDIGGRALKREGVRPLVSIVMGSDSDLPVMEEVAGVLKRFDVAYEIKIASAHRTPEKAAILAESARRRGIRVIIAGAGMAAALPGSLAAHTTLPVIGVPINASPVNGLDALLSMAQMPPGVPVATVAIGKPGAKNAGLLAVQILAVADEQLAEKLSDYKKEMADEVERKEKALNEKRT from the coding sequence ATGAAAATACTGGTCATCGGCGGTGGCGGCAGGGAGCACGCCCTGGTATGGAAGATCGCCCAGAGCCCCCGGGTCAAAAAAATTTACTGCGCCCCCGGTAACGCGGGAATTGCCAGGCTGGCGACAAATGTTCCCATTGCCGCGGATGATGTTGACCGGCTGTTTGCTTTTGCCGTTGAAAAGGCCGTGGACCTGACGGTGGTGGGGCCGGAAGCGCCGCTGGAAAAAGGCATTGTCGACCGCTTTGAAAAAAAAGGGTTGCGTATATTCGGCGCCACTTCCCGCGCGGCCCAGCTGGAAACCAGCAAGGCCTTTGCCAAGAACATCATGAAAAAATACGGCATCCCCACGGCCCGGGGCCGCTCCTTTGACGTGTTTGAGGAGGCCTGCGCCTATATAAGCGAAAAGGGCCCCCGGGTGGTGGTCAAGGCCGACGGCCTGGCCGCCGGCAAGGGCGTGTTTGTCTGCGGCTCGGAAAAAGAGGCCGTTGATGCCTTAAAGCAGATCATGAAGGACAAAGTATTCGGTGAGGCCGGCAGCCGGGTGGTTATTGAGGAACGTTTGAGCGGGGAAGAGGTTTCCTTCCTGGCCTTTACCGACGGTTACACCGTTCTCCCGCTGCCCTGCTCACAGGACCACAAGACGATTTTTGACGGGGATCAGGGGCCGAATACCGGCGGCATGGGCGCCTATTCTCCGGCGCCCGTCGTGGATAAGTATCTTCACCGGAAAATCATGGAGACGGTCATGCGGCCCACGGTGCGCGCTATGGCCGCCGAAGGCATCCCCTACAAGGGGGTTCTATATGCCGGACTGATGGTGGCCGGAGGCAGGATTAACGTTCTGGAATTCAATGCCCGGTTCGGCGATCCTGAAACCCAGCCCCTGATGATGCGGATGAAAAGCGATATGGTGCCGGTCATGGAGGCGGTGTGCAACGGCACCCTTCATGAATGTTCCCTTGATATCGACGAACGCGCCGCTGTTTGCGTGGTTATGACGGCTGGCGGCTATCCCGGGCGCTACGACAAGGGTTTGCCCATCTCCGGGCTGGGAAGCGTCAGCCGAATGAAAGATGTCGTGGTTTTTCATGCCGGCACCCGCGCCAAAGGAAAACAGATCGTCACCGACGGAGGACGGGTCCTGGGGGTTACCGCCCTGGGCAGCACGGTGGAACAGGCGATCACGAGGGCCTATGGGGCGGTATCCAGAATTTCCTGGAAGGACTCCTATCACCGTACGGATATCGGCGGCCGGGCATTAAAGCGGGAAGGTGTCAGGCCGCTGGTTTCGATTGTCATGGGAAGCGACAGCGACCTGCCGGTCATGGAGGAGGTGGCCGGGGTGCTCAAGCGGTTTGATGTCGCCTATGAGATCAAGATCGCCTCCGCTCACCGGACTCCGGAAAAAGCGGCCATCCTGGCCGAATCGGCGCGGAGACGGGGCATACGGGTGATCATCGCCGGAGCCGGTATGGCGGCCGCCCTGCCCGGGTCCCTGGCGGCCCATACGACCCTGCCGGTCATCGGCGTTCCCATCAACGCATCGCCCGTTAACGGGCTGGACGCCCTGCTGTCCATGGCGCAGATGCCGCCCGGCGTGCCCGTGGCGACGGTGGCCATTGGCAAACCGGGCGCGAAAAACGCCGGGTTGCTGGCGGTTCAAATTCTGGCCGTTGCCGATGAACAGCTGGCCGAAAAATTGAGCGATTATAAAAAAGAAATGGCCGACGAGGTGGAGCGGAAAGAAAAGGCGCTCAATGAAAAACGCACCTGA
- a CDS encoding L-threonylcarbamoyladenylate synthase has product MKNAPEIRKTDALHPDPDLIEAACRVIRAGGVVAFPASSLYGLAADAFNRLAVDRVFRMKKRPADKPILLLIRDREALSTLAADIPPSAIRLMDAFWPGNVTLVFSAAKEVSGYLTSGTGRIGVRVPAQPVARALVNGLDNPITGTSANLSGHPGVDVASELSEILAEPPELILDAGKLKGGKGSTVVDVSVNPPIVLREGAVPAGEIFAALNLYRS; this is encoded by the coding sequence ATGAAAAACGCACCTGAAATCCGGAAAACGGATGCCCTGCATCCGGACCCGGATTTAATCGAGGCCGCCTGCCGGGTCATTCGAGCCGGTGGCGTGGTGGCCTTTCCCGCGTCATCTCTTTACGGCCTCGCGGCCGATGCTTTCAACCGGCTGGCCGTGGACAGAGTCTTCCGGATGAAGAAACGTCCGGCCGATAAACCCATTCTGTTGTTGATCAGGGATCGCGAAGCACTGTCAACACTGGCGGCGGATATCCCGCCGTCGGCCATTCGACTGATGGACGCCTTCTGGCCGGGAAACGTTACCCTGGTTTTTTCCGCCGCGAAAGAAGTTTCCGGCTACCTGACATCCGGAACCGGCAGGATCGGCGTCCGCGTGCCGGCCCAGCCGGTGGCCCGTGCCCTGGTCAACGGCCTGGACAACCCGATCACCGGAACCAGCGCAAACCTGTCCGGACATCCCGGAGTCGACGTGGCTTCGGAGTTGAGCGAAATTCTGGCGGAGCCCCCGGAGCTGATCCTGGATGCCGGAAAACTCAAGGGAGGAAAAGGTTCGACGGTGGTGGATGTTTCCGTTAATCCACCGATTGTTTTGCGGGAGGGGGCGGTCCCGGCCGGAGAGATCTTTGCGGCGCTGAATTTGTATAGATCCTGA
- a CDS encoding inorganic phosphate transporter, which produces MDWALIVVIFTVAVALIFDVINGFHDSANSIATVVSTRVLSPGVAVWWAAFFNFIAMFFFAPKVASTISKIVRIDPTDPHFVYVVLTGLIGAIVWDLLTWWWGLPTSSSHALVGGFTGAGIAYAGWDIIRWDKIWITVKFIPLAPLLGLVIGMFIMFTVIWVFRKWRPYSLDKLFRKGQLVSAALYSLGHGGNDAQKTMGIIMALLFAAGMMPADTQLSLLDMKTAWIILSCHLAMAVGTAFGGWRIVKTMGMRITTLKPIGGFCAETSGAITLFLATHMGVPVSTTHTITGSIIGVGAVNKLSGIKWGVAQRIVWAWVVTIPFSALVAAGCFMIGKSLHGLL; this is translated from the coding sequence ATGGACTGGGCTCTGATAGTCGTCATTTTCACCGTTGCGGTCGCCCTGATCTTCGACGTCATCAACGGGTTTCATGATTCGGCCAACTCCATCGCCACCGTGGTCTCCACCCGGGTGCTGAGTCCCGGAGTGGCCGTATGGTGGGCCGCATTCTTTAACTTTATCGCCATGTTTTTTTTCGCCCCCAAGGTTGCCAGCACGATTTCCAAAATCGTCCGTATCGATCCTACCGACCCGCATTTTGTCTATGTGGTTTTGACCGGTCTGATCGGCGCCATTGTCTGGGACCTGCTGACCTGGTGGTGGGGCCTGCCCACCAGTTCCTCCCATGCCCTGGTCGGCGGCTTTACCGGAGCCGGCATCGCCTATGCCGGATGGGACATCATCCGCTGGGACAAGATCTGGATTACCGTCAAGTTTATTCCCCTGGCCCCTCTGCTGGGCCTGGTCATCGGCATGTTCATCATGTTCACCGTTATCTGGGTCTTCCGCAAATGGCGGCCCTATTCGCTGGACAAACTGTTCCGCAAAGGCCAGCTGGTTTCCGCGGCCCTTTATTCCCTGGGCCATGGCGGCAACGACGCCCAGAAAACCATGGGCATCATCATGGCCCTGCTGTTTGCCGCCGGCATGATGCCGGCCGACACCCAGCTCTCCCTGCTGGACATGAAAACCGCCTGGATTATCCTGTCCTGCCACCTGGCCATGGCCGTGGGAACGGCTTTCGGCGGCTGGCGCATCGTCAAAACCATGGGCATGAGAATCACCACCCTCAAGCCCATCGGCGGATTCTGCGCCGAGACCTCCGGCGCCATTACCCTGTTTCTGGCCACCCACATGGGCGTGCCGGTTTCCACCACCCACACCATCACCGGTTCCATCATCGGCGTGGGTGCCGTCAACAAACTGTCGGGGATCAAGTGGGGCGTGGCCCAGCGGATCGTCTGGGCCTGGGTAGTCACCATCCCGTTTTCAGCCCTGGTGGCGGCCGGCTGTTTTATGATCGGGAAAAGCCTGCACGGCCTGCTTTAG
- a CDS encoding DUF47 family protein produces MLKKFLPKTTSFFDYFEAHNALISEACEYLIKLAEGNVDVVAICARIKEIETRADHITHECMSALHQTFITPFDRNEIRRLISRLDDILDLIEEAATCIKLYEIKEIKPEMLAFAIILRNASRTLGDIMKLMRKITDPPAISEKCKFVSKMEQEGDFILHSAMARLFKEEKDPFTLIKWKEVFELLEKATDKCHDVTKTIEGIVIEAS; encoded by the coding sequence ATGTTAAAAAAATTTTTGCCCAAGACAACGAGTTTCTTTGACTATTTTGAAGCGCATAACGCCCTGATCAGCGAGGCCTGCGAGTACCTGATCAAGCTGGCGGAGGGGAACGTCGATGTCGTGGCCATCTGCGCCAGGATCAAAGAGATCGAAACCCGTGCCGACCACATCACCCATGAATGCATGTCGGCCCTTCACCAGACCTTCATCACGCCCTTTGACCGCAATGAAATCCGCCGGCTGATCAGCCGGCTGGACGATATTCTCGACCTGATCGAGGAGGCCGCCACCTGCATCAAACTATATGAAATAAAAGAAATAAAACCGGAAATGCTGGCCTTTGCCATTATCCTGAGAAACGCCTCCCGAACCCTCGGCGATATCATGAAGCTGATGCGCAAGATCACCGATCCCCCGGCCATCAGCGAAAAATGCAAGTTTGTCTCCAAGATGGAGCAGGAAGGCGATTTCATACTTCATTCCGCCATGGCCAGGCTGTTTAAAGAGGAAAAGGACCCGTTCACGCTGATCAAGTGGAAAGAGGTCTTTGAACTGCTGGAAAAGGCCACGGACAAATGTCATGACGTGACCAAAACCATCGAAGGCATTGTGATCGAGGCTTCTTAA
- a CDS encoding acyl-CoA dehydrogenase family protein, giving the protein MIELKQEHRMIEQAIRDYAEKEILPKIPEFESGRELPYDLMRRMMTDVMGASWIRDSLNRRADKMESGQWDASRSKGAMDVMEGMDPLLVSVVVKEMSRVSPGFCMSWGAGVGLCGGNILDKGTPAQIRKYAVPAITFEKIGAWALTEPEAGSDALGAMKTTARKDGDHYRISGSKTFITNAPYADIFVVYAKLDQGQPAAEQIPHAFILERAMKGLSTGSPLKKMGMKDSPTGEIFLDDVAVPAENLLGGKEKQGGRREVRDSLGSERTGICPMCLGIIEKCYEQSVKYAKKRRQFGRPIGEFQAVQLQIANMYIHLQNCWSIVLRLADMARAGKPDMAYVCATKAYAARAAVEVALDAIQIHGGYGYMEEYHIEKLMRDAKLLEIGAGTTHINLLTAARLELGIK; this is encoded by the coding sequence ATGATCGAGCTCAAACAGGAACACCGCATGATTGAACAGGCCATCCGCGACTATGCCGAAAAGGAGATCCTGCCGAAAATTCCGGAGTTTGAAAGCGGCCGGGAGCTGCCTTATGATTTAATGCGGCGGATGATGACCGACGTCATGGGCGCAAGCTGGATCAGGGATTCCCTGAACCGGCGGGCGGACAAGATGGAAAGCGGCCAGTGGGACGCCTCCCGGTCAAAGGGCGCCATGGACGTCATGGAAGGCATGGACCCGCTGCTGGTCTCGGTGGTGGTCAAGGAGATGTCCCGGGTCAGCCCGGGGTTCTGCATGTCCTGGGGCGCCGGCGTGGGCCTGTGCGGCGGCAACATCCTGGATAAAGGCACGCCGGCGCAGATCAGAAAGTACGCCGTGCCGGCCATCACATTTGAAAAAATCGGGGCCTGGGCCCTGACCGAGCCCGAGGCCGGTTCCGACGCCCTGGGCGCCATGAAGACCACCGCCCGAAAAGACGGGGATCATTACCGGATCAGCGGCAGCAAGACCTTTATCACCAACGCGCCGTACGCGGATATCTTTGTGGTCTATGCCAAGCTGGACCAGGGCCAGCCCGCCGCCGAGCAGATCCCCCACGCCTTTATCCTGGAGCGCGCCATGAAGGGCCTGTCCACCGGCAGCCCTTTAAAAAAGATGGGCATGAAGGACTCGCCCACCGGCGAGATTTTTCTGGATGATGTGGCCGTGCCCGCGGAAAACCTCCTGGGCGGGAAAGAGAAGCAGGGCGGCCGCCGGGAGGTCCGGGATTCCCTGGGCTCGGAACGGACCGGCATCTGCCCCATGTGCCTGGGCATTATCGAAAAATGCTACGAACAGTCGGTGAAATACGCTAAAAAACGCCGCCAGTTCGGCCGGCCCATCGGCGAATTCCAGGCCGTTCAGCTCCAGATCGCCAACATGTACATCCACCTGCAGAACTGCTGGTCCATCGTTCTCCGCCTGGCCGACATGGCCCGGGCCGGCAAGCCGGACATGGCCTATGTCTGCGCCACTAAAGCCTACGCCGCCCGGGCGGCCGTGGAGGTGGCCCTGGACGCCATCCAGATCCACGGCGGGTACGGGTACATGGAGGAATACCACATCGAAAAACTCATGCGGGACGCCAAACTGCTGGAAATCGGCGCCGGCACCACCCATATCAACCTGCTGACGGCCGCCCGGCTGGAGCTGGGAATCAAATGA
- a CDS encoding type II toxin-antitoxin system HicB family antitoxin, translated as MKAEFTAIIEPAPEGGFWAICPEVPGANGQGETIEEAKNNLRDAIELIVEDRKADILRGLPDDAIQEKVLVG; from the coding sequence ATGAAAGCAGAGTTTACGGCAATAATTGAACCGGCGCCTGAAGGCGGCTTCTGGGCGATTTGTCCGGAAGTTCCAGGCGCCAATGGTCAGGGAGAAACAATAGAGGAAGCAAAAAATAATCTTCGTGACGCTATAGAGTTGATTGTAGAAGACCGAAAGGCTGACATTCTCCGAGGGCTTCCCGATGACGCCATTCAGGAAAAGGTTCTGGTCGGATGA
- a CDS encoding addiction module toxin, HicA family, whose amino-acid sequence MKREGASHSLWINPKNGTIEAVPRHTEIKEPLAKRILKNLNAE is encoded by the coding sequence ATGAAACGAGAAGGTGCCTCTCATTCTCTTTGGATAAATCCAAAGAACGGTACGATTGAAGCAGTGCCCAGACACACCGAGATAAAGGAACCATTAGCCAAAAGAATTCTGAAGAACCTCAATGCGGAGTAA
- a CDS encoding radical SAM protein: MPGKKKNEIYHGFEQGPIRPPSEAASLLIRVTRNCPWNRCTFCPVYKGSRFSLRDPEHVKADIDSVYHSIGRLMAAADDQGMISREDFYRIAEELPAIEQPALHAAVNWVSAGMRSVFLQDANSLIIKPEDLIDILEHLMKRFPRIERVTSYARSHTICRIPQDKLEGIRRAGLSRIHIGLESGSDRVLEMVKKGVTKAEHIAAGRKVKAAGFELSEYVMPGLGGRELSDEHARETADALNQINPDFIRLRTLAVPPGLALHDEYKAGRFTKCTDIQMAEELLAFLGSLEGIGSAVKSDHVLNLFEEVDGILPQDKEKMLAPIRRFLAMSPEQQTLYQVGRRLSFFHTLDDMNDSERLERARALCAKMGITPENVESVIEEAMNRFI, translated from the coding sequence ATGCCGGGGAAAAAAAAGAACGAGATCTACCATGGCTTTGAACAGGGGCCTATCCGACCGCCCAGCGAAGCCGCCAGCCTGCTGATCCGGGTGACCAGAAACTGTCCCTGGAACCGCTGCACCTTCTGCCCGGTTTACAAGGGGAGCCGCTTTTCCCTGCGGGATCCCGAGCATGTCAAGGCCGATATCGACTCGGTCTATCACAGCATCGGACGGCTCATGGCGGCTGCCGACGACCAGGGCATGATTTCCAGGGAGGACTTCTACCGTATCGCCGAAGAGCTGCCGGCCATTGAACAGCCGGCCCTGCACGCGGCCGTTAACTGGGTTTCCGCCGGCATGCGTTCGGTCTTTCTCCAGGACGCCAACAGCCTCATCATCAAGCCGGAAGACCTGATCGATATCCTGGAGCATCTCATGAAGCGGTTCCCCCGTATCGAGCGGGTCACTTCTTACGCCCGGTCCCATACCATCTGCCGAATCCCCCAGGACAAACTGGAGGGGATCCGGCGGGCCGGTTTAAGCCGCATCCACATCGGCCTTGAGTCCGGCTCCGACCGGGTCCTGGAGATGGTCAAAAAAGGGGTGACCAAGGCCGAACACATTGCCGCCGGCAGGAAGGTCAAGGCCGCCGGGTTTGAGCTGTCCGAATACGTCATGCCGGGCCTGGGCGGCCGGGAACTGTCCGACGAGCATGCCCGGGAAACCGCCGACGCGCTGAACCAGATTAATCCGGATTTTATCCGCCTGCGGACCCTGGCCGTGCCGCCGGGCCTGGCCCTGCATGATGAATACAAGGCCGGGCGTTTTACAAAATGCACGGATATCCAGATGGCCGAGGAGTTGCTGGCTTTTCTGGGCTCTCTGGAGGGCATCGGCTCCGCGGTAAAAAGCGATCACGTGCTCAATCTGTTTGAGGAGGTGGACGGGATTCTGCCCCAGGACAAGGAAAAGATGCTGGCGCCGATCAGGCGGTTTCTGGCCATGTCGCCGGAGCAGCAGACCCTGTATCAGGTCGGCCGGCGCCTGTCGTTTTTTCATACCCTGGATGACATGAATGATTCGGAGCGGCTGGAGCGGGCCCGGGCCCTTTGCGCCAAGATGGGGATAACGCCGGAGAATGTGGAATCAGTGATAGAAGAGGCGATGAATCGATTCATCTGA
- a CDS encoding 4Fe-4S binding protein, with protein MTERRYEHIIERDWCKGCGICARFCPKGVLALDAGGKAVAEHPDQCIGCRMCEYRCPDMAIFVREGQGGK; from the coding sequence ATGACGGAACGACGTTACGAACATATTATCGAACGGGACTGGTGCAAGGGCTGCGGCATCTGCGCGCGCTTCTGCCCCAAGGGCGTGCTGGCCCTGGACGCCGGCGGCAAGGCGGTTGCCGAGCATCCGGACCAATGCATCGGCTGCCGGATGTGCGAGTACCGGTGCCCGGACATGGCCATTTTTGTTCGGGAGGGACAGGGCGGCAAATGA
- a CDS encoding 2-oxoacid:acceptor oxidoreductase subunit alpha — protein MNGNIQFLQGNEACAQAALYAGLAFFAGYPITPSTEIAEYLAAALPKISGKFVQMEDEIASLCAVIGASLTGRKAMTATSGPGFSLMQEALGYAVMAEIPCVIVNVQRGGPSTGLPTHAMQGDVCQARWGTHGDHAMVALTASGNQDVFSMTVEAFNLAETFRTPVILLLDEVTGHTREKVIIPEKGELAVADRLRTTVKQGVDFHPYLPREDGRLPMSDFGGVHRHNVTGLFHDMWGFPSEDPGVVHSLMRHLVDKIENNVAAMAHYKTFYLDDADLVLVSYGSSARSALHLVENRRRRGERYGLLELQTLWPFPTEVVRRLCAAADYIAVVEMNMGQIAREVRAAVDHPERVYLVNRIDGAFITPTDIRNMLRVIQGRGV, from the coding sequence ATGAACGGAAACATTCAATTCCTTCAGGGCAATGAAGCCTGCGCCCAGGCGGCGCTGTATGCCGGACTGGCGTTTTTCGCCGGGTATCCGATCACGCCCTCCACGGAGATCGCCGAGTATCTGGCCGCGGCCCTGCCGAAAATCAGCGGCAAGTTCGTGCAGATGGAGGACGAAATCGCCTCCCTGTGCGCCGTCATCGGCGCCTCCCTGACCGGCCGCAAGGCCATGACCGCCACCAGCGGCCCGGGATTTTCGCTCATGCAGGAAGCCCTGGGTTATGCCGTCATGGCGGAAATCCCCTGTGTCATCGTCAATGTCCAGCGGGGCGGGCCGTCCACCGGGCTGCCGACCCATGCCATGCAGGGGGACGTGTGCCAGGCCCGCTGGGGCACCCACGGCGATCATGCCATGGTCGCCCTGACCGCCTCCGGCAACCAGGACGTGTTTTCCATGACGGTGGAGGCCTTTAACCTCGCCGAAACCTTTCGCACCCCCGTTATCCTGCTGCTGGACGAGGTGACCGGCCATACCCGGGAAAAGGTGATCATTCCGGAAAAGGGAGAGCTGGCCGTAGCCGACCGGCTGCGGACCACCGTCAAACAGGGTGTGGATTTCCATCCCTATCTGCCCCGGGAAGACGGGCGCCTGCCCATGTCCGATTTCGGCGGGGTTCACCGCCACAATGTGACCGGGCTGTTTCATGACATGTGGGGCTTTCCCTCGGAAGACCCCGGCGTGGTGCACAGCCTGATGCGCCACCTGGTCGACAAAATCGAAAACAACGTTGCCGCCATGGCCCACTACAAGACCTTTTACCTGGACGACGCCGATCTGGTTCTGGTTTCCTACGGTTCCTCGGCCCGCTCCGCCCTTCACCTGGTGGAAAACCGCCGCCGCCGGGGGGAGCGTTACGGCCTGCTGGAGTTGCAGACCCTGTGGCCGTTCCCAACGGAGGTCGTCCGGCGCCTGTGCGCGGCCGCGGATTACATCGCCGTGGTGGAGATGAACATGGGGCAGATCGCCAGGGAGGTGAGGGCGGCCGTGGACCATCCGGAGCGGGTCTACCTGGTCAACCGGATCGACGGGGCTTTCATCACGCCGACCGATATCCGCAACATGCTGCGGGTGATTCAGGGAAGGGGGGTATAG
- a CDS encoding 2-oxoacid:ferredoxin oxidoreductase subunit beta — protein sequence MAARDYIRERFFPHLWCPGCGHGTVLNALLRAIDEMTLNKNDIVMVSGIGCSSRITGYVDFHTLHTIHGRALAFAAGVKMSRPELTCIVPMGDGDALAIGGNHFIHACRRNIDMTAVVMNNRIYGMTGGQFSPLSGAGIKATTAPYGTIDHDFNVADLARAAGATFVARTTTYHVQEMKDIFIKAIRHKGFSVVEVLSQCPTYFGRRNKAGEAPDMMNYYKENTVPAGREKEADAGKILRGVFVEEARPEYCSEYEKTIEKARKGK from the coding sequence ATGGCGGCACGGGACTATATCCGGGAGCGGTTTTTCCCCCATCTCTGGTGCCCGGGGTGCGGCCACGGCACGGTCTTAAACGCCCTCCTTCGGGCCATCGACGAGATGACCTTGAATAAAAACGATATCGTCATGGTGTCGGGCATCGGCTGCTCCTCCCGGATCACCGGCTATGTCGATTTTCACACCCTGCACACCATTCACGGCCGGGCCCTGGCCTTTGCCGCGGGCGTGAAAATGAGCCGGCCGGAACTGACCTGCATCGTGCCCATGGGCGACGGCGACGCCCTGGCCATCGGCGGCAATCATTTTATTCACGCCTGCCGCCGCAATATCGACATGACCGCCGTGGTCATGAACAACCGTATTTACGGCATGACCGGCGGGCAGTTTTCCCCTCTTTCCGGCGCCGGCATCAAAGCCACGACCGCGCCATACGGCACTATAGATCATGATTTTAACGTGGCGGATCTGGCCAGAGCCGCCGGCGCCACCTTTGTGGCGCGAACCACCACCTATCACGTCCAGGAAATGAAAGACATTTTTATCAAGGCGATCCGGCATAAGGGGTTTTCGGTGGTGGAGGTCCTGTCCCAGTGTCCGACCTATTTCGGTCGCCGGAACAAGGCCGGCGAAGCACCGGATATGATGAATTATTATAAGGAAAACACGGTGCCCGCTGGCCGGGAAAAAGAAGCTGATGCCGGCAAGATTTTGCGCGGGGTGTTTGTGGAAGAGGCGAGGCCTGAATATTGCAGTGAATATGAAAAAACAATCGAGAAAGCCAGGAAGGGAAAATAA
- a CDS encoding 2-oxoacid:acceptor oxidoreductase family protein — protein sequence MSRIRFIFSGSGGQGVITAAVILGEAAVVHEGLNAVQAQSYGPEARGGASRAEVIISDAPINFPRVNNANVLVCLNQAAYNKYATAIRPGGLVVTDSRNVKLFKKVDARQIELPLYDTAAEKAGNPLVMNICMLGAVVGLTSAVNRESVLKTLADRIPSDFLGVNRKAFEMGLTLAQPHLR from the coding sequence ATGTCCAGAATCCGATTTATCTTTTCCGGCTCCGGCGGTCAGGGGGTCATCACGGCGGCGGTGATCCTGGGAGAAGCCGCGGTGGTTCACGAAGGGCTCAACGCGGTTCAGGCCCAGTCCTACGGGCCTGAAGCCAGGGGCGGGGCTTCCCGGGCCGAAGTGATCATCTCGGACGCGCCCATCAATTTTCCCCGGGTGAACAACGCCAATGTGCTGGTCTGCCTCAACCAGGCGGCCTATAATAAATACGCTACGGCCATCCGGCCCGGCGGGCTGGTGGTGACCGACTCCCGTAACGTCAAGCTGTTCAAGAAGGTCGACGCCCGTCAGATCGAGCTGCCCCTTTACGATACGGCCGCTGAAAAAGCCGGCAATCCCCTGGTCATGAATATCTGCATGCTGGGCGCGGTGGTCGGCTTGACCAGTGCGGTCAACCGGGAGTCGGTGCTCAAAACCCTGGCGGACCGGATCCCGTCCGATTTCCTGGGAGTCAACCGGAAGGCTTTTGAAATGGGCCTCACCCTGGCCCAGCCCCACCTCCGCTGA